One window of the Asticcacaulis sp. SL142 genome contains the following:
- the recJ gene encoding single-stranded-DNA-specific exonuclease RecJ, translating to MKGEIAGAYLEPIAQSIAGRGITPEGLEDYLQPTLKALFPDPEGFADMPVLVAAMLDALDYKKSIYVFADYDVDGATSAAQLVRWYRHMGHELQVYVPDRLTEGYGPSVAAFDTLKANGADLVVTVDCGASAHHALEYAASIGLDVVVIDHHLMREAPPKCLAVVNPNRPDCQSGQGNLAAAGVVFVVLAALNREAERRGFFAARAKPDLRQWLDLAALGAICDVTALTGFNRALASQGLKVMSRLDNTGIKALIEVTGLDLKQKDGANSLMSVFHSGFVIGPRINAGGRVGRADLGVRLLSTDDASEARLLAQELDELNKTRREVEAEVLEQAIAIAEREHLLTKDDDVIIVAHEDWHPGVIGIVAGRLRERWRKPVIVIGIDPISGIGKGSGRSQPGINLGHAVGAAFEAGIAISGGGHAMAAGLSVMRDRINDLRSFLNAQVRQQVGNEAVRERLEIDAALSCAGATRDLLEEFEIMAPFGQGNPEPVFALSHMLVSYATVMKGGHIRVQLDDDRGHRIKAIAWRAEDTAIGEMLLRPPGRVHVAGRLKADDYMGRRGVQLEIEDVAQARS from the coding sequence ATGAAAGGCGAGATAGCCGGAGCGTATCTGGAGCCAATAGCCCAATCCATTGCGGGTCGCGGTATTACCCCAGAGGGGCTTGAGGATTATCTGCAGCCGACCTTGAAAGCCTTATTTCCCGACCCGGAAGGGTTTGCGGACATGCCGGTTCTGGTTGCGGCCATGCTGGATGCGCTGGACTATAAGAAGTCGATCTATGTCTTTGCGGATTACGATGTCGATGGTGCGACCAGTGCCGCCCAGCTTGTGCGCTGGTATCGTCATATGGGCCATGAACTTCAGGTCTATGTGCCTGACCGGCTGACGGAGGGCTATGGCCCGTCAGTCGCGGCCTTTGATACATTAAAAGCCAATGGTGCTGATCTGGTGGTCACGGTTGATTGCGGGGCTTCGGCGCATCATGCCCTTGAGTATGCGGCATCCATTGGCCTTGATGTGGTTGTGATTGATCACCACCTGATGCGTGAGGCCCCACCGAAATGTCTGGCCGTCGTAAACCCTAACCGACCGGACTGTCAGTCCGGGCAAGGCAATCTGGCGGCTGCGGGTGTTGTGTTCGTGGTGCTGGCCGCCCTCAATCGTGAAGCCGAGCGGCGAGGGTTTTTTGCCGCACGCGCCAAACCGGATTTGCGCCAGTGGCTGGATTTGGCGGCCCTCGGGGCCATTTGTGACGTCACGGCGCTTACCGGCTTTAACCGCGCGCTGGCCTCTCAGGGGCTTAAGGTCATGTCGCGCCTTGATAATACCGGCATCAAGGCACTGATTGAAGTGACGGGGTTGGATCTTAAACAAAAGGATGGCGCCAACAGCCTGATGAGCGTTTTTCATTCAGGTTTTGTCATTGGTCCGCGGATAAACGCTGGCGGCCGGGTAGGGCGCGCCGATCTTGGGGTGCGGCTACTGTCAACTGATGATGCGAGTGAAGCTCGGCTTCTGGCGCAGGAACTGGATGAACTCAACAAGACACGTCGTGAGGTCGAAGCTGAAGTGCTGGAGCAGGCAATTGCCATAGCTGAGCGCGAACATCTACTGACTAAGGACGATGATGTGATCATTGTGGCTCATGAGGACTGGCATCCAGGGGTCATAGGAATCGTGGCCGGGCGTTTGCGTGAGCGTTGGCGTAAGCCGGTTATCGTCATCGGCATTGATCCCATTTCGGGGATTGGCAAGGGCTCCGGGCGGTCTCAGCCGGGGATAAATCTGGGTCATGCCGTGGGGGCCGCCTTTGAAGCCGGTATCGCCATTTCCGGCGGCGGTCACGCCATGGCGGCGGGTTTGAGCGTGATGCGCGATCGTATCAATGATCTGCGCAGTTTTCTGAACGCGCAGGTGCGCCAGCAAGTAGGTAATGAGGCCGTGCGGGAGAGGCTGGAAATAGACGCCGCCCTAAGCTGTGCCGGGGCTACGCGTGATCTGCTGGAGGAGTTTGAGATTATGGCACCGTTCGGACAAGGTAACCCGGAGCCCGTGTTTGCCCTCTCTCATATGCTTGTCAGCTATGCGACGGTCATGAAGGGCGGCCACATTCGGGTTCAACTGGATGATGACCGCGGCCATAGAATAAAGGCTATAGCCTGGCGCGCGGAAGATACCGCTATTGGAGAGATGTTGCTTCGTCCGCCCGGCCGGGTACATGTCGCCGGACGATTGAAAGCGGACGATTATATGGGCCGCAGAGGGGTGCAGCTTGAGATCGAGGACGTCGCCCAGGCCCGAAGTTAG
- the glpX gene encoding class II fructose-bisphosphatase, whose protein sequence is MPITDFTLSLDVVRVAEEAAIAAFSQVGGGDEKAADQAAVDAMRTALNSIDMDGRIVIGEGERDEAPMLYIGETVGTGKGPQIDIALDPLEGTTLAAKAMANALAVIAFAPRGGLLHAPDTYMDKIAIGPGYPEGTIDLDATPEENVHNLAKAKGVKVNEIVACVLDRPRHEKIISSLRKSGARVHLITDGDVAGVIHTAQSETAIDIYLGQGGAPEGVLACAALKCVGGQFQGRLMFRNDDERGRAVRLGVTDFDRKYMLDDLVSSDAVFIATGVTHGALLKGVQKEQSGRGEAFVTTETLVMMSKTRTIRKLSMRRPL, encoded by the coding sequence ATGCCAATTACAGATTTTACGCTCAGCCTTGATGTCGTGCGGGTGGCTGAGGAAGCCGCTATTGCGGCGTTTTCTCAGGTAGGGGGCGGTGATGAAAAAGCCGCGGATCAAGCCGCCGTTGATGCTATGCGCACGGCACTCAATTCTATCGATATGGATGGCCGCATCGTCATAGGCGAAGGGGAGCGCGACGAGGCGCCGATGCTTTATATCGGGGAAACCGTAGGTACAGGCAAGGGGCCGCAGATTGATATAGCCCTTGATCCACTAGAGGGCACCACGCTGGCGGCCAAGGCCATGGCTAACGCGCTGGCAGTGATCGCATTTGCCCCGCGCGGCGGGCTTTTACATGCGCCCGATACCTATATGGACAAAATCGCTATCGGTCCCGGATATCCCGAAGGCACGATCGATCTGGATGCAACGCCGGAAGAAAATGTTCATAACCTTGCCAAGGCCAAGGGTGTAAAGGTCAATGAAATCGTGGCCTGCGTGTTGGATCGGCCCCGTCACGAAAAGATCATTTCGTCACTTCGTAAATCAGGCGCACGCGTCCATTTGATTACAGATGGCGATGTGGCCGGCGTTATTCACACGGCTCAGTCTGAAACCGCAATAGATATATATTTGGGGCAGGGTGGAGCCCCGGAAGGTGTTCTGGCCTGCGCCGCCTTAAAATGCGTCGGCGGGCAGTTTCAGGGGCGTCTGATGTTTAGAAATGATGATGAACGCGGTCGCGCCGTCAGACTGGGGGTAACTGATTTTGACCGCAAATACATGCTGGACGATCTGGTAAGCTCTGATGCTGTTTTTATAGCGACCGGTGTAACCCACGGTGCCCTTTTAAAGGGGGTTCAAAAAGAACAGTCGGGACGCGGGGAAGCGTTTGTAACAACTGAGACTCTGGTTATGATGTCAAAGACCCGCACGATCCGTAAGCTGTCGATGCGCAGGCCCCTTTGA